A window of the Verminephrobacter eiseniae EF01-2 genome harbors these coding sequences:
- a CDS encoding ABC transporter substrate-binding protein, with product MSEALKALARACHDRRLERREFLARASALGFGSSAAGLMLNAVSTRALAQDGGVDFMKHKGKTVKLLLNKHPYVDAMVKNIENFKALTGLNVSYDIFPEDVYFDKVTAALASKSSQYDAFMTGAYQTWKYGPARQIVDLNQYLQDPKLTSANYAWEDIYQNLRAATSWDGKAGSALGGPGAKQWALPWGFELNSLAYNKRLFDALKLGVPTHLADLADKAASISKSGKGYGIGVRGSRSWATIHAGFLSAYTNFGNKDFHSAGGKLTPAMNTPQSKQFHQQWIDMIKNGGPKNWTNYTWYEVGNDLGAGNSAMIYDADIMGYFFNSGSNKEAGNLAYAAFTPNPAAKAPTPNIWIWSLAMSEFSKQKEAAWFLLQWATGTQNTTFGATQGDLVNPVRKSVWENAQFKERLDKSYPGYLRQYQASVEGAKIYFTPQQLFPEFTTEWASMLQQMYGGTVPVGEGLDKLAETLTRKLKGVGLA from the coding sequence ATGTCTGAAGCACTCAAAGCCCTCGCACGGGCATGCCACGATCGGCGGCTGGAGCGTCGCGAGTTTCTGGCGCGCGCCAGCGCCCTCGGTTTTGGCAGCAGCGCCGCCGGCCTGATGCTCAATGCCGTGTCGACCCGGGCCCTCGCCCAGGACGGCGGCGTCGACTTCATGAAGCACAAGGGCAAGACCGTCAAACTGCTGCTGAACAAGCATCCGTATGTGGATGCGATGGTCAAGAACATCGAGAACTTCAAGGCCCTGACCGGCTTGAATGTCAGCTACGACATCTTTCCGGAAGATGTCTACTTCGACAAGGTGACCGCAGCCCTGGCCAGCAAGAGCAGCCAGTACGACGCTTTCATGACCGGCGCCTACCAGACCTGGAAGTACGGCCCGGCGCGCCAGATCGTCGACCTGAACCAGTACCTGCAAGACCCCAAGCTCACCTCGGCCAACTACGCCTGGGAGGATATCTACCAGAACCTGCGCGCCGCCACGTCCTGGGACGGCAAGGCCGGCTCCGCACTCGGCGGCCCGGGCGCCAAGCAATGGGCCTTGCCCTGGGGCTTCGAGCTCAACAGCCTGGCCTACAACAAGCGCCTGTTCGATGCGCTGAAACTGGGCGTGCCGACCCACCTGGCGGACCTGGCGGACAAGGCCGCCAGCATCAGCAAGAGCGGCAAGGGCTACGGCATCGGCGTGCGCGGCTCGCGCAGTTGGGCCACGATCCATGCCGGCTTTTTGTCGGCGTACACCAACTTCGGCAACAAGGACTTCCACAGCGCGGGCGGCAAGCTGACGCCGGCAATGAACACGCCGCAGAGCAAGCAGTTTCACCAGCAGTGGATCGACATGATCAAGAACGGCGGGCCGAAGAACTGGACCAACTACACCTGGTATGAGGTCGGCAACGATCTGGGCGCGGGCAATAGCGCGATGATCTACGACGCCGACATCATGGGCTACTTCTTCAACAGCGGCAGCAACAAGGAAGCCGGCAACCTGGCCTACGCCGCGTTCACGCCGAACCCGGCCGCCAAGGCGCCCACGCCCAATATCTGGATCTGGTCGCTGGCGATGAGCGAGTTCTCCAAACAAAAGGAGGCCGCCTGGTTCCTGCTGCAATGGGCCACCGGCACGCAGAACACCACCTTCGGCGCCACCCAGGGCGACTTGGTGAACCCGGTGCGCAAATCGGTCTGGGAAAACGCCCAGTTCAAGGAGCGGCTGGACAAGTCCTACCCCGGCTACCTGCGGCAATACCAGGCCAGCGTGGAGGGCGCGAAGATCTACTTCACGCCGCAGCAGTTGTTTCCCGAATTCACCACCGAGTGGGCGTCGATGCTGCAACAGATGTACGGCGGCACGGTGCCGGTCGGCGAGGGGCTGGACAAACTGGCCGAGACGCTGACCCGCAAGCTCAAGGGCGTGGGCCTGGCCTGA
- a CDS encoding carbohydrate ABC transporter permease: MTATTRLALPQRPRRRLRFQTLLPYLLSLPALLVCIGILIPFFVAVGYSLQRYNLSFPDQREYIWFDNYIDLLTDGAFWNTVRVSLVYMLATVGVQLLLGMGIALLLKERNRVNNALSVLLILPLMVAPAIASLMWKLMTNPGFGVLNYLLGLLGIRDFGWSSHPDTAMFTVVLVDTWVYTPFIVVLLLAGLRALPPQPFEAAQLDGVPASFVFFRITLPMLTPYILTACMFRMLDSMQQFDIIYSMTQGGPGDALTVFQVQAYLEAFSFSNIGKSAALVLILWVITYALSTLFIRHWLKLRQRARGGQV; the protein is encoded by the coding sequence ATGACCGCCACCACCAGGCTCGCCTTGCCGCAGCGGCCGCGCCGGCGCCTGCGTTTTCAGACGCTGCTGCCGTACCTGCTCAGCCTCCCGGCCCTGCTGGTGTGCATTGGCATCCTGATCCCGTTTTTCGTTGCGGTCGGCTACTCATTGCAGCGCTACAACCTGTCCTTTCCCGACCAGCGCGAGTACATCTGGTTTGACAACTACATCGACCTGCTCACCGATGGCGCGTTCTGGAACACCGTGCGCGTGTCGCTGGTCTACATGCTGGCCACGGTGGGCGTGCAACTGCTGCTGGGCATGGGCATTGCGCTGCTGCTCAAGGAGCGCAACCGCGTCAACAACGCGTTGAGCGTGCTGCTGATCCTGCCGCTGATGGTGGCGCCGGCCATCGCCAGCCTGATGTGGAAGCTGATGACCAACCCCGGCTTCGGCGTGCTCAACTACCTGCTCGGCCTGCTCGGCATCCGCGACTTCGGCTGGTCCTCGCACCCCGATACCGCGATGTTCACCGTGGTGCTGGTCGACACCTGGGTCTACACGCCCTTCATCGTCGTGCTGCTGCTGGCCGGTCTGCGCGCGCTGCCGCCGCAGCCCTTCGAGGCCGCGCAGCTCGACGGCGTGCCGGCCAGCTTCGTGTTCTTTCGCATCACGCTGCCGATGCTCACGCCCTACATCCTGACGGCCTGCATGTTCCGCATGCTCGACAGCATGCAGCAGTTCGACATCATCTACTCGATGACGCAGGGCGGCCCCGGCGACGCGCTCACCGTGTTCCAGGTGCAGGCGTACCTGGAGGCGTTCAGCTTCTCGAACATCGGCAAATCGGCGGCGCTGGTGCTGATCCTGTGGGTCATCACCTACGCGCTGTCGACCCTGTTCATCCGGCATTGGCTCAAACTGCGGCAACGCGCCCGGGGCGGCCAAGTCTGA